A genomic region of Gemmata massiliana contains the following coding sequences:
- a CDS encoding TIGR02996 domain-containing protein — protein sequence MSDRDALVSAICDQPDEDTPRLIFADYLDEHDEPAHAAFIRAQVELAHTAPWEPFAVRCKWREPNVLNGEAFRPTLPKLSSAVEWAPAPFRRGFGWWIDVLMASEWDARITPLFDRAPIGKVTLRGALLDDWRHVAESDRLSRLREIVFAISPIEPLFAIRDAVGIERVTDLHFNRASGAGMPEVIEDLFRSYLGRAVRGLHFHMGYESRDALLDALNTGPSLERLSFSVMGLAADSLRRLFDGPIAHKLAELHFVNEPLSDDGLRVLAGTLPPGLRDLTLISVGMRPDGLEAFARSDRLTNLRRLTLHGNALTPRAVKVLSLTHSLTALRAIDLSGCHIGDKGVRHVTQAKWWENLVEVVLRRNSLSHIGVKHLLNAPVPPDLTALVLDRDSLSPESRAALVKKFGAAVVFVVPDPFG from the coding sequence ATGTCTGACCGCGACGCGCTCGTGAGCGCCATCTGTGACCAGCCCGATGAGGACACCCCGCGACTCATATTCGCGGACTACCTGGACGAACACGACGAACCCGCGCACGCGGCTTTCATCCGCGCGCAGGTCGAACTCGCGCACACCGCGCCGTGGGAGCCGTTCGCGGTCCGGTGCAAATGGCGCGAACCGAACGTGCTGAACGGCGAAGCGTTTCGCCCCACGCTTCCGAAGCTTTCCTCGGCTGTTGAGTGGGCGCCGGCCCCGTTCCGTCGCGGGTTCGGTTGGTGGATCGACGTTCTGATGGCGTCGGAATGGGACGCACGCATCACTCCGCTGTTCGATCGCGCACCGATTGGGAAGGTGACCTTGCGCGGCGCCCTTCTCGATGACTGGCGCCATGTAGCAGAGTCCGATCGCTTGAGCCGTCTGCGGGAGATCGTGTTCGCTATCAGCCCCATCGAGCCATTGTTCGCCATACGTGATGCGGTGGGTATCGAGCGTGTCACCGATCTGCATTTCAACCGCGCGAGTGGCGCCGGAATGCCGGAGGTCATCGAAGACCTGTTCCGCTCGTACCTCGGTCGAGCTGTTCGCGGGCTACACTTTCACATGGGGTACGAATCGCGGGACGCACTTCTCGACGCGCTCAACACCGGCCCTTCACTTGAACGACTCTCGTTCTCCGTTATGGGGCTCGCGGCAGATTCGTTGCGTAGGCTGTTCGATGGCCCGATTGCGCACAAACTGGCGGAACTCCATTTTGTCAACGAACCGCTGTCGGACGACGGGCTGCGTGTACTGGCTGGTACGCTTCCACCTGGACTCCGCGATCTCACGCTCATTAGCGTGGGGATGCGCCCGGACGGATTAGAGGCGTTCGCACGCAGCGACCGCCTCACGAACTTGCGCCGACTGACACTTCACGGCAACGCGCTCACCCCACGCGCGGTGAAGGTGCTCTCGCTGACGCACTCGTTGACCGCGCTGCGCGCGATTGATTTGTCCGGGTGCCACATCGGAGACAAGGGCGTTCGACACGTTACCCAGGCGAAGTGGTGGGAGAACTTGGTGGAAGTGGTCCTGCGGCGGAACTCGCTTTCTCATATCGGTGTGAAGCACCTGCTCAATGCCCCGGTGCCACCGGATCTGACCGCCCTTGTGCTCGACCGAGACTCACTGAGCCCCGAGAGCCGTGCCGCACTGGTGAAGAAGTTCGGCGCCGCGGTTGTGTTCGTGGTACCCGATCCGTTCGGTTGA
- a CDS encoding metallopeptidase family protein produces MGMSMKKFAAVVRSAIDSLPDEIKQHLENVVIDVEEEPSVEFLRDAGFTDEEIEAGDSLYGYFMPMEGVQASEMLENPNRILIFRNPLEDDFPDPHELQIEIRKTVVHEIAHHFGWSDRDLERFDDNPDPFG; encoded by the coding sequence ATGGGCATGAGCATGAAGAAGTTCGCGGCCGTCGTTCGTAGCGCCATTGATTCGCTGCCGGACGAGATCAAGCAGCACCTCGAAAACGTCGTCATCGACGTGGAAGAGGAGCCGTCGGTCGAGTTCCTGCGGGACGCGGGGTTCACGGACGAGGAGATCGAGGCGGGCGATTCACTGTACGGGTACTTCATGCCGATGGAGGGCGTGCAAGCCAGTGAAATGCTGGAGAACCCGAACCGCATCCTGATCTTCCGCAACCCGCTCGAAGACGATTTTCCCGATCCGCACGAGTTGCAGATCGAGATCCGAAAAACCGTCGTTCACGAAATTGCTCACCACTTCGGCTGGTCCGACCGCGATCTCGAACGGTTCGACGATAACCCCGATCCGTTTGGGTAA
- a CDS encoding TIGR02996 domain-containing protein: MNDRDALYRAVLDNPDDDTLRLVYADALEESGDPRRATFIRTHVELSRIPEYDPASIARRHNQKKKTTGERWVPDLPSLPDGLSWGRDPFRRGMLGTIQATNGAAFVANADELFELYPIESLELSDTRLVDTAELAACHWLNRIRHLALVQGASGPAVRRLLDSEHFERLTAIHLGPELTTSATVAATVRSRVFGRLTDLSVHEDRRGGGSFVGELSRLAAPPKLKRLDLSSNRLTAESLDRLTASAVLGTIEELDLSDNNLGAEGLTVLSGATLPNLRALHLLRTRPTVEGVAALVGAGFFPELRSLSLGGNNLASTAATWIAGAPASNLRVLNLHENRVGDRGAESLAKSANLVGLLVLDVAEAHIGDAGAEALARSEHLSNLMYLNLYGNAIDPAPVGRLRKRFGDRVFL, from the coding sequence ATGAATGACCGCGATGCACTTTACCGTGCCGTTCTCGATAACCCCGACGACGATACACTGCGTCTGGTCTACGCGGACGCGCTCGAAGAGAGCGGTGACCCGCGCCGGGCCACGTTCATCCGCACGCACGTCGAGCTAAGCCGCATACCGGAATACGACCCGGCTTCGATCGCGCGGCGCCACAACCAAAAGAAAAAAACGACTGGTGAGCGATGGGTTCCAGACTTACCGTCACTTCCCGACGGGCTTTCGTGGGGGCGCGATCCGTTTCGCCGCGGAATGTTGGGGACAATTCAAGCAACAAATGGGGCCGCGTTCGTTGCCAACGCGGATGAACTTTTTGAGTTGTACCCCATTGAGTCGCTCGAACTCTCGGATACGCGGTTGGTGGACACGGCCGAACTCGCGGCGTGCCACTGGTTGAACCGAATTCGGCATCTGGCTCTCGTTCAAGGCGCCAGCGGCCCGGCGGTTCGCCGGCTCCTCGATTCGGAACATTTCGAGCGACTAACTGCAATTCACCTTGGTCCGGAATTGACCACTAGCGCGACCGTCGCCGCGACTGTGCGGAGCCGCGTTTTTGGTCGGCTTACGGATTTGAGCGTTCACGAGGATCGACGCGGGGGCGGTTCGTTCGTTGGTGAACTATCTCGACTCGCCGCACCGCCCAAACTCAAGCGTCTCGATTTGTCGAGTAACCGACTTACGGCCGAATCGCTTGACCGACTCACTGCATCTGCCGTACTGGGAACTATTGAAGAACTTGATCTGAGCGATAACAACCTTGGTGCAGAAGGTTTGACCGTGCTCTCCGGTGCAACACTTCCCAACTTGCGCGCCTTACACCTTTTGCGAACTCGACCAACCGTTGAGGGCGTCGCGGCACTGGTCGGCGCCGGCTTCTTCCCCGAATTGCGGAGCCTTTCGCTCGGCGGCAATAATCTCGCTTCGACGGCCGCGACGTGGATCGCGGGTGCGCCTGCCTCGAACCTGCGTGTCCTCAATTTGCACGAAAACCGAGTCGGGGACCGTGGCGCGGAGTCGCTTGCGAAAAGTGCGAATCTTGTGGGATTACTGGTGCTCGATGTCGCGGAAGCACACATTGGGGACGCGGGTGCCGAAGCACTGGCTCGCAGCGAACACTTGAGCAACCTGATGTACCTCAATCTCTACGGTAACGCGATCGACCCCGCTCCGGTGGGGCGCTTGCGGAAACGCTTCGGCGACCGCGTTTTCCTCTAA
- a CDS encoding ABC transporter ATP-binding protein has product MPLPVALSLVDVTVRYGARTAIERVSLDVRRGEIVGLLGPNGSGKSTTLAVAAGVLDPVGGTVTVDEHTRTADPVGFAQRVGLVPQEPAVYEELTAAANLTFFGQLYGLTGHDLRRRVTRALARVKLTDRAQDRVSAFSGGMRQRLNLAVALLHDPPVLLLDEPTASLDPASRDALFADLTRFRDDGHAILLTTHHMDEAEAGCDRIAVLEGGRLAASGPPAELLHTHRIDRAVLYGHLRTRPPKYLERAIRQRLNARVELEITGRRLRLSADTSEQLGTALAALLVEGLELESFRTPAGALERALRSEECETGERA; this is encoded by the coding sequence ATGCCGCTGCCGGTGGCCCTTAGCCTCGTTGACGTGACCGTGCGCTACGGTGCGCGCACCGCCATCGAGCGCGTGTCACTCGACGTTCGGCGCGGGGAAATCGTCGGTCTGCTCGGCCCGAACGGGTCCGGTAAGAGCACCACGCTCGCGGTCGCCGCAGGTGTACTCGACCCGGTAGGTGGCACGGTTACAGTTGACGAGCACACGCGGACCGCGGACCCGGTCGGGTTCGCCCAGCGCGTCGGGTTGGTTCCGCAAGAACCGGCTGTTTACGAAGAACTCACGGCCGCGGCCAATCTCACGTTCTTCGGCCAACTATACGGCCTGACCGGTCACGACTTGCGCCGGCGCGTAACTCGGGCGCTTGCTCGCGTGAAACTCACCGATCGCGCCCAGGACCGCGTTTCCGCATTTTCCGGCGGTATGAGGCAGCGCTTGAATCTCGCAGTTGCGCTGCTCCATGACCCGCCCGTACTGCTCCTCGATGAACCGACCGCGTCGCTCGATCCCGCGAGCCGCGACGCTCTTTTCGCCGATCTCACGCGATTCCGGGACGACGGGCACGCGATCCTGCTCACCACGCACCACATGGACGAAGCCGAAGCGGGATGCGATCGCATCGCGGTTTTGGAGGGCGGACGGCTCGCCGCGAGTGGTCCGCCGGCGGAACTGCTCCACACGCACCGAATCGATCGCGCTGTTTTGTACGGGCACCTCCGCACGCGCCCGCCCAAGTACCTCGAACGGGCGATCCGTCAGCGCCTCAACGCGCGCGTGGAACTGGAGATTACCGGTCGCCGGTTGCGCCTTTCTGCGGACACGAGCGAACAGCTCGGTACCGCGCTTGCGGCGCTGTTGGTGGAAGGGCTTGAACTGGAATCGTTCCGCACGCCCGCGGGCGCGCTGGAGCGAGCACTGCGTTCGGAAGAGTGCGAAACGGGAGAGCGGGCGTGA
- a CDS encoding ABC transporter permease has protein sequence MRSKVSLALVLARKDWWLFWADRRAAALCFIVPVLLASAFGTIFSRPVSGTATKLPVVIVIEDDGPFTRHVADELLASPRLDVKEVTRSEAESAVAARKIVAVVLPTGFEHLKNWQPGVTTEQPELLLLCHPNATAERQMAQGIVTEAVMKRVTREAFRDVLKDGTEETLAPPFKIETVTAAPFAGAQFNSYAHSFCGMTLQYLLFWGMESGLLLLRERSRSVWTRVRAAAVPLSCVIAGKALATGMIALLQVLVTFGVGYLAFGVKIDGSLIGFVLLAVVACGLAASTGLLVAALGGTEARARNISILVILGVSMLGGLWVPAFLLPGWARDISLVLPTTWALRGFETATWQAGGFWAVVPSIVVVAGCTVLLLTIAALRLRFAELRLRQGKI, from the coding sequence GTGAGGAGCAAGGTATCACTGGCGCTGGTGCTCGCCCGCAAGGATTGGTGGCTCTTTTGGGCCGACCGTCGCGCGGCCGCGCTGTGCTTCATTGTGCCGGTGCTGCTCGCGTCCGCGTTCGGTACGATCTTCTCTCGGCCCGTATCTGGTACTGCAACGAAATTGCCCGTGGTTATCGTCATCGAGGACGACGGACCGTTCACGCGCCACGTTGCCGACGAACTGCTTGCTTCGCCGCGTTTAGATGTCAAGGAAGTCACTCGTTCGGAAGCCGAATCTGCGGTTGCCGCCCGCAAGATCGTGGCTGTCGTGCTCCCAACCGGTTTCGAGCACCTCAAGAACTGGCAGCCGGGTGTCACTACCGAGCAACCTGAACTTCTCTTACTGTGTCACCCGAACGCGACTGCCGAGCGCCAGATGGCGCAGGGGATCGTCACCGAAGCCGTTATGAAGCGGGTTACGCGCGAAGCATTCCGGGACGTTCTGAAAGACGGCACTGAGGAAACATTAGCCCCACCGTTCAAGATCGAAACTGTGACCGCGGCCCCGTTCGCCGGGGCGCAGTTCAACTCTTACGCGCACAGCTTCTGCGGAATGACGTTGCAGTACCTGCTGTTTTGGGGCATGGAGAGCGGGCTGCTCTTGCTCCGCGAGCGCTCGCGGAGCGTGTGGACCCGTGTGCGAGCCGCAGCGGTGCCGCTCTCTTGCGTGATCGCGGGTAAGGCACTCGCGACTGGGATGATCGCGCTGCTGCAAGTGCTGGTTACGTTCGGTGTCGGCTATCTTGCGTTCGGTGTGAAGATCGACGGGTCCTTGATCGGCTTCGTACTCCTCGCTGTGGTCGCGTGTGGACTCGCCGCGTCTACGGGGTTGCTCGTGGCCGCACTCGGTGGAACCGAGGCACGGGCGCGGAACATCAGTATTTTGGTGATTCTGGGCGTATCGATGCTCGGCGGGTTGTGGGTGCCGGCGTTCCTACTGCCCGGTTGGGCACGCGACATCTCGCTGGTTCTCCCGACGACGTGGGCACTACGCGGATTTGAAACGGCCACGTGGCAGGCCGGTGGTTTCTGGGCCGTTGTACCCAGCATTGTGGTCGTCGCCGGTTGCACAGTGTTGCTGCTAACGATCGCCGCGCTGCGATTACGGTTCGCGGAATTGCGTTTGCGGCAAGGAAAAATCTAG
- a CDS encoding hemolysin family protein — translation MSQTLLIVGLVAIPLLVAINGFFVAAEFALVAVRKTRVEELVNQGRPGAPGLLAAVNDLNRSVAACQLGITVASLALGFVSEPAIHRLIHPLLSGLPGEWSRVLSILITLSLITYMHVVFGEQMPKLAALQESEWVGLWVARPVYLFGRAMSPIIQLMNGSSNWFLRRLGYHGDGEEGEVHTVDELRLLVEDSEEAGEIDPDAADMVLGVFALADKVVRDCMVLAEKMAALDVSTSPDRVLEIARLGAHTRMPVFDGTPDKIVGIVNTKDLFFLFSTSGAVVLEDALYPATFLSPDEPVANAFRLFRKSHRPMAIVRDAEGKVLGLITLEDVLEEIVGDIEDEHDVPVPKLKLARRRTVSAPNKSGTHQPLKPRTPETRDKPAGS, via the coding sequence ATGAGCCAGACGCTCCTGATCGTGGGGTTGGTCGCGATTCCATTGTTAGTGGCGATCAATGGGTTCTTTGTCGCGGCCGAGTTCGCGCTGGTCGCGGTCCGCAAAACGCGGGTCGAAGAACTGGTAAACCAGGGGCGCCCCGGCGCCCCTGGTTTACTCGCGGCTGTGAACGACCTGAACCGGAGCGTTGCCGCGTGCCAGCTCGGGATCACGGTCGCCAGCCTCGCGCTCGGGTTCGTCAGCGAACCGGCCATTCACCGGCTCATTCACCCGCTCCTGTCTGGGCTCCCGGGTGAGTGGTCGCGGGTACTGTCCATTCTCATCACACTGTCACTCATCACGTACATGCACGTCGTGTTCGGCGAGCAGATGCCGAAACTCGCCGCACTGCAAGAGAGCGAGTGGGTCGGGTTGTGGGTGGCACGACCGGTGTACCTGTTCGGGCGGGCGATGTCGCCGATCATCCAGCTCATGAACGGGTCGAGTAACTGGTTCCTCCGGCGCCTGGGCTACCACGGGGACGGTGAGGAGGGCGAGGTTCACACCGTGGACGAATTGCGCCTGTTGGTCGAGGACAGCGAAGAGGCGGGCGAGATCGACCCGGACGCCGCGGACATGGTGCTGGGTGTGTTCGCGCTTGCGGACAAAGTGGTGCGCGACTGCATGGTGCTGGCCGAAAAGATGGCCGCGCTCGACGTGTCCACCTCGCCCGACCGGGTGCTCGAAATCGCCCGGCTCGGCGCCCACACGCGCATGCCGGTTTTCGATGGCACGCCGGACAAAATTGTCGGCATCGTGAACACGAAGGACTTGTTCTTCCTGTTCAGCACGTCCGGCGCGGTGGTGCTCGAAGACGCACTGTACCCGGCTACGTTCCTCAGCCCCGACGAACCGGTCGCGAACGCATTCCGCCTGTTCCGCAAGTCGCACCGCCCGATGGCGATCGTGCGCGACGCGGAAGGGAAAGTGCTGGGGTTGATTACTCTCGAAGACGTGCTGGAAGAGATCGTGGGCGACATCGAGGACGAGCACGACGTGCCCGTTCCGAAGCTGAAGCTCGCCCGCCGGCGCACGGTCAGCGCGCCGAACAAGTCCGGCACCCACCAACCGTTGAAACCGCGCACCCCGGAAACACGCGACAAGCCGGCTGGAAGTTGA
- a CDS encoding TIGR02996 domain-containing protein: MTSSHDALYRAICAHPDEDTPRLAFADLIDENGENRRAAFIRTQIALARLPAYDPGWVSVRQHDPAVATGWCMTEQLPKPPSPGCEWNRFEFRRGFPWKIGVRSLAAFLESGDAVFDMAPIQAIDLDPRDRPDLASLSEWPHLTRLHRLTFSTGWFGPTDVARLAESPHISNVTELGFEFESISSEGLGALAASPLFGRLKALELSANNFPPALLIDALGAAPSAGELSRLSLPNNRVDRNDAEALFRLPALQDLQHLDVSDNPLAGEGIRELAESGIVRGLRTLNLSRTRPGVPGVKALTEAGGLAGLRLLDLSHNALGPTAVKAVAACSGFRGLRVLNLSNNHVHDSGGVSLAGSSALAGLLELDLCETGIGDTGALALAESPHLNHLIRLDLRTRSGRAFGDAARAALIERFGDRVCL, from the coding sequence ATGACCAGCTCGCACGATGCACTGTACCGCGCCATCTGCGCGCACCCGGACGAGGACACTCCCCGCCTCGCCTTTGCCGATCTCATTGATGAGAACGGCGAGAACCGGCGCGCCGCGTTCATTCGCACGCAGATTGCCCTCGCGCGCCTTCCCGCCTACGACCCGGGCTGGGTGAGCGTGCGCCAGCACGACCCTGCCGTGGCGACCGGTTGGTGCATGACCGAACAGCTCCCGAAACCACCGTCCCCCGGGTGCGAGTGGAATCGGTTCGAGTTCCGCCGCGGGTTTCCGTGGAAAATCGGCGTGCGGTCGCTGGCCGCGTTCCTGGAAAGCGGCGACGCGGTGTTCGATATGGCCCCGATTCAGGCCATTGATTTGGACCCGCGCGACCGCCCCGACCTCGCCTCACTCTCCGAATGGCCTCACCTGACCCGGCTGCACCGGCTCACGTTTTCTACCGGTTGGTTCGGTCCGACCGATGTCGCTCGACTCGCTGAGTCCCCGCACATAAGCAACGTCACGGAACTCGGATTCGAGTTCGAGAGCATCTCCTCGGAGGGATTGGGTGCGCTAGCCGCGTCACCACTATTCGGTCGCCTGAAAGCACTCGAATTGAGCGCGAACAATTTCCCGCCTGCCCTACTGATCGACGCGCTCGGTGCGGCCCCGAGTGCGGGGGAACTATCGCGGTTGTCACTTCCGAACAATCGCGTGGACCGCAACGACGCCGAAGCTCTATTTCGGCTCCCCGCGCTTCAGGATCTTCAACACTTGGATGTGAGCGACAACCCGCTCGCTGGGGAGGGAATCAGGGAGCTCGCCGAGAGTGGAATCGTTCGCGGCCTGCGCACGCTGAACCTCAGCCGAACGCGGCCCGGCGTGCCCGGGGTGAAGGCGCTGACAGAAGCCGGTGGGCTGGCGGGGCTGCGCCTGCTCGACCTGTCCCACAACGCGCTGGGGCCGACAGCCGTGAAAGCGGTGGCTGCGTGCAGCGGATTCCGCGGGCTGCGTGTACTGAATCTCTCGAACAACCACGTGCACGATTCCGGGGGCGTGAGTCTCGCCGGATCGAGTGCGCTGGCGGGGCTACTCGAACTCGATCTGTGCGAAACGGGAATCGGTGACACGGGTGCCCTCGCGCTCGCTGAATCGCCGCACCTGAATCACCTGATTCGGCTCGACTTGCGTACCCGTTCCGGCCGCGCGTTCGGTGACGCTGCCCGCGCCGCACTGATCGAGCGGTTCGGGGACCGCGTGTGCTTGTAA
- a CDS encoding TIGR02996 domain-containing protein, whose product MTDHDALLRAICANSADDTPRLMFADWLDENASALPDPVGARDRAAFIRGDIAMSHLDEFAPERLRWGLIEKPRREGDGWVRRLPWVTELLNGPLLRRGFPWGIRLNPRQFLAQADRLFAETPVATLAFASNDGAAGELFRSPHFARLRGLRVHRAHLPERVVARLADAPVLEELNASDNGLSPDAVGSLLHSPLFPRLARLELDSVAGGPLVVRAIADSAGPVRLRELSFARSGLTGEDVRRLLTASAVVGVERLRLSGNRSGATGLHEAVARLPLEHLHDLDLSETAAGPAGLRVLSTSLTLSRLRRLVYRQNGVNAVLAAELASCYEVSNLRVLDLASNAIGNAGAIAIARSPHFAGLLVLNLSYCMVGDEGVLAILESPLADGLVFLDLTGSPASGESKELLKAKMGDRVRA is encoded by the coding sequence ATGACCGATCACGACGCTCTATTGCGTGCGATCTGCGCGAACTCGGCGGACGATACTCCGCGCCTCATGTTCGCGGACTGGCTCGACGAGAACGCGAGCGCGCTCCCTGATCCGGTCGGCGCGCGTGACCGGGCCGCTTTTATTCGCGGTGACATCGCGATGTCCCACCTTGATGAGTTCGCGCCCGAACGCCTGCGGTGGGGGCTGATCGAGAAACCACGCCGCGAGGGGGATGGGTGGGTACGTCGCCTTCCGTGGGTTACTGAGCTGCTGAACGGGCCGCTCTTGCGCCGCGGGTTCCCGTGGGGCATTCGCTTGAACCCGCGGCAATTTCTGGCTCAAGCCGACCGCCTGTTTGCCGAAACTCCGGTCGCGACACTCGCATTTGCAAGCAATGACGGTGCGGCAGGCGAATTATTCCGGTCACCGCACTTCGCCCGATTGCGGGGGCTGCGAGTGCATCGCGCCCACCTGCCCGAGCGCGTAGTGGCGCGACTCGCCGATGCGCCGGTCCTCGAAGAACTGAACGCGAGCGACAACGGGCTGTCGCCCGACGCGGTCGGCTCGTTACTGCATTCTCCTTTGTTTCCACGACTCGCGCGCCTGGAACTGGATAGCGTGGCGGGTGGGCCGCTCGTTGTGCGCGCGATTGCGGATTCCGCCGGACCGGTTCGCCTTCGCGAATTGTCGTTTGCCCGGTCGGGATTGACCGGCGAGGACGTGCGGCGCCTGCTTACCGCATCTGCGGTTGTTGGTGTCGAGCGCTTGCGACTGAGTGGTAATCGATCGGGCGCTACGGGCCTGCACGAAGCGGTTGCTCGGTTACCGCTCGAACATTTGCACGATCTCGACCTGAGTGAAACTGCGGCAGGACCGGCCGGGCTGCGCGTACTGTCGACGTCGCTTACTCTGTCGCGGTTACGTCGGCTCGTGTACCGGCAAAACGGCGTAAACGCGGTGCTCGCTGCCGAACTCGCGAGCTGTTACGAGGTGAGCAACCTGCGCGTTCTTGATCTGGCCTCGAATGCTATCGGAAACGCCGGCGCGATCGCAATCGCCCGGTCGCCCCACTTCGCGGGGCTACTTGTTCTGAATCTCAGCTATTGCATGGTTGGGGACGAGGGCGTGTTGGCGATCCTCGAATCTCCGCTCGCCGACGGGCTGGTGTTCCTCGATCTGACCGGTTCACCCGCGTCCGGAGAGTCGAAAGAGTTGCTCAAGGCAAAAATGGGCGACCGCGTGCGTGCGTGA
- a CDS encoding SRPBCC domain-containing protein, translating to MIHFEGNQAIPLPPAEVAAKLSDAGFLANCVPDAQVSEATADHSVGKIKPKLSFLTGSLTLDATVTARELGKSVTYKIDTKTIGASSTVETKLEFKDGENGGTLVHWTGDLVAVTGLLKMVPKGLLEGTAKKVIEDVWAAVAARLTAG from the coding sequence ATGATTCACTTTGAAGGTAACCAAGCTATTCCCCTGCCACCCGCCGAGGTTGCGGCCAAGCTCTCCGACGCCGGGTTCCTCGCGAACTGCGTGCCCGACGCGCAGGTGTCCGAAGCGACGGCGGACCACTCGGTAGGCAAGATCAAGCCGAAGCTATCATTCCTCACGGGCAGCCTGACGCTCGACGCGACCGTAACCGCGCGCGAGCTGGGCAAGTCAGTGACGTACAAGATCGACACCAAGACGATCGGTGCGAGCAGCACCGTGGAGACGAAACTGGAGTTCAAGGACGGCGAAAACGGTGGCACGCTCGTCCACTGGACCGGCGATTTGGTGGCCGTTACCGGGTTGCTCAAGATGGTGCCGAAGGGACTACTCGAAGGCACCGCTAAAAAGGTGATCGAAGACGTGTGGGCCGCGGTTGCTGCGCGGCTGACGGCGGGGTGA